From Eleftheria terrae, the proteins below share one genomic window:
- a CDS encoding trypsin-like serine protease yields MHTNTKLFLACITTLAAASAGAQHNAARGLVSVTAQSMQGTATASAGWSDADYARAQALPLPRVSVLPASVFDYNAAVSAASFTGSGASAAGSAGGRDAAGLAQRKTYSALLLPAAATDGVAPSAVGTMGVHFTSTRVYPNNSDTTYPTRTVGKLYFRDPSTGGRYMCSGSMIKPGVVVTAGHCVHRANCRGGSEGFYDSFEFIPGFRRVGAVETRPYGTWANWAYATTTTTWACGGGGVPNAGDFALIVFNRNGSGYRIGDYTGWLGYKYPAMIGRHNSVLGYPGNLDSGGQLHRVESMVTDSGTGNGSFGSDMEGGSSGGPIVLNLRADYVNSSPVPSEYEGNRVTSVVSWGYIDPARKVQGGTQLNGTFGTMVTNTCSAYPWAC; encoded by the coding sequence ATGCACACCAACACCAAGCTGTTCCTCGCCTGCATCACCACCCTGGCGGCGGCGAGCGCCGGCGCACAGCACAACGCAGCCCGCGGGCTCGTCTCGGTCACCGCTCAATCGATGCAAGGCACCGCCACCGCCAGCGCCGGCTGGAGCGACGCCGACTATGCGCGCGCCCAGGCCTTGCCCCTGCCACGTGTCAGCGTGCTGCCGGCCTCGGTGTTCGACTACAACGCCGCCGTCTCGGCCGCCAGCTTCACCGGCAGTGGCGCCAGCGCTGCCGGCTCGGCCGGCGGGCGCGACGCCGCGGGCCTCGCCCAGCGCAAGACGTACAGCGCGCTGCTGCTGCCCGCCGCCGCCACGGACGGCGTCGCCCCCTCGGCGGTCGGCACCATGGGCGTGCACTTCACCTCGACCCGGGTCTATCCGAACAACTCGGACACCACCTATCCGACCCGCACGGTGGGCAAGCTCTACTTCCGCGATCCCTCCACCGGCGGCCGCTACATGTGCTCGGGCTCGATGATCAAGCCCGGCGTGGTGGTCACGGCGGGCCACTGCGTGCACCGCGCCAACTGCCGCGGCGGCAGCGAGGGCTTCTACGACAGCTTCGAATTCATCCCCGGCTTCCGCCGCGTCGGCGCGGTCGAGACCCGCCCCTACGGCACCTGGGCCAACTGGGCCTATGCCACCACCACCACCACCTGGGCGTGCGGCGGTGGCGGCGTGCCCAATGCCGGCGACTTCGCACTGATCGTCTTCAACCGCAACGGCAGCGGCTACCGCATCGGCGACTACACCGGCTGGCTGGGCTACAAGTACCCCGCGATGATCGGCCGCCACAACAGCGTGCTGGGCTACCCCGGCAACCTCGATTCCGGCGGGCAACTGCACCGGGTGGAAAGCATGGTGACCGATTCGGGCACCGGCAACGGCAGCTTCGGCTCCGACATGGAAGGCGGATCGAGCGGCGGGCCCATCGTGCTGAACCTGCGCGCCGACTACGTCAACAGCAGCCCGGTGCCGTCCGAGTATGAGGGCAACCGCGTCACCTCGGTGGTGTCCTGGGGCTATATCGACCCGGCCCGCAAGGTGCAGGGCGGCACGCAGCTCAACGGCACGTTCGGCACCATGGTGACCAACACCTGCTCGGCCTACCCCTGGGCCTGCTGA
- a CDS encoding DUF692 domain-containing protein: protein MRALGVGLTYWPVLSPLFEGDTPAAAVLELEPQTLWTKVATAAGWQYRCNEALLARVAALPQAKLLHGVGQPLAGATRDPLPHRSLLRQAADALRVAWVSEHLSFNRVRRQGGVQEAGFLLPPRQRPAAVRVAADAVRRYGRALGRPVAFETGVNYLRPQRDEMSDGDFFAAVSQAAGCGIVLDLHNLWCNERNGRQRMAEALRQVPLERVWELHLAGGMPMGSYWLDAHSGAVPEPVMALAAEWLPRLPQLGAIIFEILPEHVPRLGLDGVARQLERLQALWALRPPRTLAVPRLHAAARRRPAASSSDLAAVAAWESALVDTLRGQVRPGFGWLAADPGVALLAELVADFRRASLSKVLRYTLTLLLGTLGEAETAALLAAYLVQHPPDSFAAVEAEQFTRFLAAHEAMLRRVPHLAEVLAFEQALLRATLYGESRQLRWSVDPAGLFEALEAGRVPAAQAALPTTMLITTA, encoded by the coding sequence ATGCGAGCGCTGGGCGTCGGCTTGACGTACTGGCCGGTGCTCTCGCCGCTGTTCGAGGGCGACACGCCGGCCGCTGCCGTGCTGGAGCTCGAGCCGCAGACCCTGTGGACCAAGGTCGCCACCGCGGCCGGCTGGCAGTACCGCTGCAACGAGGCGCTGCTGGCTCGCGTGGCCGCGCTGCCCCAGGCCAAGCTGCTGCACGGCGTGGGACAGCCCCTGGCGGGCGCCACCCGCGATCCGCTGCCGCATCGGTCGCTGCTGAGGCAGGCGGCCGATGCACTGCGTGTCGCCTGGGTCAGCGAACACCTGAGCTTCAACCGGGTGCGCCGCCAGGGTGGCGTGCAGGAGGCCGGCTTCCTGCTGCCGCCGCGCCAGCGGCCGGCGGCGGTGCGGGTGGCGGCCGATGCGGTGCGGCGCTATGGCCGTGCGCTGGGCCGGCCGGTGGCCTTCGAGACCGGCGTGAACTACCTGCGCCCGCAGCGTGACGAGATGAGCGACGGCGACTTCTTCGCGGCGGTGTCGCAAGCGGCCGGCTGCGGCATCGTGCTGGACCTGCACAACCTCTGGTGCAACGAACGCAACGGCCGCCAGCGGATGGCCGAGGCGCTGCGCCAGGTACCCCTGGAGCGGGTGTGGGAACTGCACCTCGCGGGCGGCATGCCGATGGGCAGCTACTGGCTCGACGCGCACAGCGGCGCAGTGCCAGAGCCGGTGATGGCGCTGGCGGCCGAGTGGCTGCCGCGCCTGCCGCAGCTCGGCGCGATCATCTTCGAGATCCTGCCCGAGCATGTGCCGCGGCTCGGCCTGGACGGCGTGGCGCGGCAGCTGGAGCGCCTGCAGGCGCTGTGGGCGCTGCGTCCACCGCGCACGCTGGCCGTGCCCCGGCTGCACGCGGCAGCGCGCCGGCGCCCAGCGGCGTCCAGCAGCGACCTGGCCGCCGTCGCTGCCTGGGAGAGCGCGCTGGTGGACACGCTGCGCGGCCAGGTGCGGCCCGGCTTCGGCTGGCTGGCCGCCGATCCCGGCGTGGCGCTGCTGGCGGAGCTGGTGGCCGACTTCCGCCGCGCCAGCCTGTCGAAGGTGTTGCGCTACACGCTGACGCTGCTGCTGGGCACGCTCGGCGAGGCGGAGACCGCGGCGCTGCTGGCGGCCTACCTGGTCCAGCACCCGCCGGACAGCTTCGCTGCGGTGGAAGCCGAGCAGTTCACCCGCTTCCTGGCGGCGCACGAGGCGATGCTGCGGCGGGTGCCGCACCTGGCGGAGGTGCTGGCCTTCGAGCAGGCCTTGCTGCGCGCGACCCTGTACGGCGAGAGCCGCCAGCTGCGCTGGAGTGTCGATCCGGCCGGGCTGTTCGAGGCGCTGGAGGCCGGGCGAGTGCCCGCCGCACAGGCCGCCTTGCCGACCACGATGCTGATCACCACCGCCTGA
- a CDS encoding YcbK family protein — protein MTHLSRRRFVAALAAAPSLAALPSWARAASAAPTAAGSRALKFAHLHTGERLSVEYFAQGAYLPDALAEINRLLRDFRTAEVKPIDPHLLDLLHGLAERTGTSRPFEIISAYRSPHTNEALRGKSAHSGVATRSLHMTGQAMDIRLADVSLPDLRRAALSMGAGGVGYYPESRFVHVDTGRVRAW, from the coding sequence GTGACGCATCTCTCCCGCCGCCGTTTCGTCGCTGCCCTGGCCGCAGCACCGTCCCTCGCCGCCTTGCCCAGCTGGGCACGTGCCGCATCTGCCGCCCCCACTGCCGCAGGCTCCCGCGCACTCAAGTTCGCGCACCTGCACACCGGCGAACGCCTGAGCGTGGAGTATTTCGCCCAGGGCGCCTACCTGCCGGATGCCCTGGCCGAGATCAACCGGCTGCTGCGCGACTTCCGCACCGCGGAGGTCAAGCCGATCGATCCCCATCTGCTCGACCTGCTGCACGGCCTGGCCGAGCGCACCGGCACCAGCCGGCCGTTCGAGATCATCTCCGCCTACCGTTCGCCTCACACCAACGAAGCGCTGCGTGGCAAGAGCGCCCACAGCGGCGTCGCCACCCGCAGCCTGCACATGACGGGCCAGGCAATGGACATCCGGCTGGCCGACGTGTCGCTGCCAGACCTGCGCCGCGCCGCGCTGTCGATGGGCGCCGGCGGGGTCGGCTATTACCCGGAGTCGCGGTTCGTCCACGTGGACACCGGGCGCGTGCGCGCCTGGTAA
- a CDS encoding L,D-transpeptidase family protein gives MRSPLVRSPACPAWSTKRPLAPSGLLAGACLALALLGCSDGARHPDASPPGPEAPAAVAPPVPTGAAAVLQGRLNAAEGEGALPADERGPLQALYQPGGWRPLWLDQAHRPGPSAAEAVRLLSGAAAEGLQPADYQAQELQAKVAAAQSAGLPGDAEAAALDLALSRSMLRYLRHLHAGRADPRRMGFRTPEKATDPNALAGPLRAALQRQRLGEAVDSLRPPLEQYRSLRAMLARYRSLAEQPAPAPLPPVGKDLRPGQPYAGVPALHQRLVLLGDLPADAPAPAAGALYEGPLVDAVKRFQARHGLPAEGVLGKSTLAALDVPLARRVRQIELALERMRWFPPLQAQRFVGINIPMFKLWAGGPQALDGQPALDMDVIVGRALDTETPAMVEEMRYIVFSPYWNVPRSIVREELLPALQRNPGHLAAQEMELVQGPGDDARPVEVTPEHLALLEQGQLRVRQRPGPKNSLGPAKFIFPNDDAVYLHGTPAQQLFDRSRRDLSHGCVRVENPLALAQWALQDQPEWTRERIEAAMSAGQQARVELKQPIQVLLFYVTAMVSPRDGSIHFATDIYGHDKKLEQALYGSPA, from the coding sequence ATGCGCAGTCCCCTCGTTCGTTCCCCCGCTTGCCCGGCCTGGTCCACCAAGCGGCCGCTAGCTCCCTCCGGCCTGCTGGCCGGCGCCTGCCTCGCACTGGCCCTGCTGGGCTGCAGCGATGGCGCCCGCCATCCCGACGCAAGCCCGCCGGGGCCGGAAGCGCCCGCCGCCGTGGCGCCACCGGTCCCCACCGGTGCCGCGGCCGTGCTGCAAGGCCGCCTGAACGCCGCCGAAGGCGAAGGCGCCCTGCCGGCCGATGAGCGCGGTCCGCTGCAGGCGCTCTACCAGCCAGGAGGATGGCGTCCGCTGTGGCTGGACCAGGCCCACCGTCCCGGCCCGAGCGCGGCGGAGGCGGTGCGCCTGCTCAGCGGCGCCGCCGCCGAAGGCCTGCAGCCCGCCGACTACCAGGCGCAGGAGCTGCAAGCGAAGGTGGCCGCCGCACAGTCGGCCGGCTTGCCGGGCGATGCCGAGGCGGCCGCGCTGGACCTGGCCTTGAGCCGCAGCATGCTGCGCTACCTGCGCCACCTGCACGCGGGGCGGGCCGACCCGCGCCGCATGGGCTTCCGCACCCCGGAGAAGGCCACCGACCCCAATGCCCTGGCCGGCCCGCTGCGGGCAGCGCTGCAGCGCCAGCGGCTCGGGGAGGCGGTGGACTCGTTACGGCCGCCGCTGGAGCAGTACCGCAGCCTGCGGGCCATGCTGGCGCGCTACCGTTCGCTGGCCGAGCAGCCCGCGCCGGCGCCCCTGCCACCGGTGGGCAAGGACCTGCGGCCAGGCCAGCCCTATGCCGGCGTGCCGGCCTTGCACCAGCGCCTGGTGCTGCTGGGCGACCTGCCGGCGGATGCACCGGCGCCGGCAGCAGGCGCCCTCTACGAAGGGCCGCTGGTCGACGCGGTGAAGCGCTTCCAGGCCCGCCACGGCCTGCCGGCCGAAGGGGTGCTCGGCAAGTCGACGCTGGCGGCACTGGACGTTCCGCTGGCCCGCAGGGTGCGCCAGATCGAGCTGGCGCTGGAGCGGATGCGCTGGTTCCCGCCGCTGCAGGCGCAGCGTTTCGTCGGCATCAACATCCCGATGTTCAAGCTCTGGGCCGGCGGGCCGCAGGCGCTGGACGGCCAGCCCGCGCTCGACATGGACGTGATCGTCGGCCGCGCCCTCGACACCGAGACGCCGGCCATGGTCGAGGAAATGCGCTACATCGTCTTCAGCCCGTACTGGAACGTGCCCCGCTCCATCGTGCGCGAGGAACTGCTGCCGGCCCTGCAGCGCAACCCCGGGCACCTGGCCGCGCAGGAGATGGAGCTGGTCCAGGGGCCCGGCGACGACGCGCGCCCGGTGGAGGTGACCCCCGAGCACCTGGCGCTGCTGGAACAGGGCCAGCTGAGGGTGCGCCAGCGGCCGGGACCGAAGAACTCGCTCGGACCGGCCAAGTTCATCTTCCCGAACGACGACGCGGTCTACCTGCACGGCACGCCGGCCCAGCAGCTGTTCGACCGCAGCCGGCGCGACCTGAGCCATGGTTGCGTGCGGGTGGAGAACCCGCTGGCGCTGGCGCAATGGGCGCTGCAGGACCAGCCGGAATGGACGCGCGAGCGCATCGAGGCGGCCATGTCGGCCGGCCAGCAGGCCCGGGTGGAGCTGAAGCAGCCGATCCAGGTGCTGCTGTTCTACGTGACCGCGATGGTGTCGCCGCGCGACGGCAGCATCCATTTCGCCACCGACATCTACGGGCACGACAAGAAGCTGGAGCAAGCCTTGTACGGCTCGCCCGCCTGA
- a CDS encoding MFS transporter has translation MALRPDDNVSLDDVTRGQQALVKDAAWASLAGSLYGGVILVGFALALGAGPMHIGLLAAIPLIAQAVQLPAIALVERVQQRRKITVIAVTLARTLILSLAVLPFIGDAPVQLTWLLLAQFTISALGSVSACSLNSWLHQLLPREGLGAFFARRLFWATTIACVGTLCAGLLVDHAPFEQQLHAYAVSFAGAGLAGYVSSWYLSRVPEPRMASVSHGTVWSRLRLPFTDRNFRNFLVYMASWNVASSFAAPFLTVYLMRQLGYPLSTVTTLWVASQVANALTLYAWGRISDRLSNKGILSVAMPAWFACMLALVFTAEPSRHALTLPLLYLLHLVMGASAGGIGLANGNIGLKLAPQGQGTAYLAAISLVGSVVGGLAPLAAGGLAQWLQDKQLSLVLHWASSSRVNDVAFIDFTQWEFLFVVAALFGLYVLHRLSKVQEGEHVSERVVVQQFALEAMRTVNNISSVGGMLGSLFTFARLFDRRLYTRTVYRREGEARQG, from the coding sequence ATGGCACTACGACCCGACGACAACGTTTCCCTGGACGATGTGACAAGGGGCCAGCAGGCCCTGGTGAAGGACGCGGCCTGGGCCAGCCTGGCCGGCTCGCTGTATGGCGGCGTGATCCTGGTGGGGTTTGCGCTGGCCCTGGGCGCCGGGCCGATGCACATCGGCCTGCTGGCCGCCATACCGTTGATCGCGCAGGCGGTGCAGTTGCCCGCCATCGCGCTGGTCGAGCGGGTGCAGCAGCGCCGCAAGATCACGGTCATCGCCGTCACGCTGGCGCGCACGCTGATCCTGTCGCTGGCGGTGCTGCCCTTCATCGGTGATGCGCCGGTGCAGCTCACCTGGCTGCTGCTGGCGCAGTTCACCATCTCGGCGCTCGGCTCGGTCAGCGCCTGCTCGCTCAACTCCTGGCTGCACCAGCTGCTGCCGCGCGAAGGGCTGGGCGCGTTCTTCGCGCGCCGGCTGTTCTGGGCCACCACCATCGCCTGTGTCGGCACGCTGTGCGCCGGCCTGCTGGTGGACCACGCCCCGTTCGAGCAGCAGCTGCATGCCTATGCGGTGTCATTCGCCGGCGCCGGCCTGGCGGGCTATGTCAGCTCGTGGTACCTCTCGCGCGTTCCGGAGCCGCGCATGGCCAGCGTCAGCCATGGCACCGTCTGGTCGCGGCTGCGGCTGCCGTTCACCGACCGCAACTTCCGCAACTTCCTCGTCTACATGGCCAGCTGGAACGTGGCGTCCAGCTTTGCCGCGCCGTTCCTGACGGTCTACCTGATGCGGCAGCTGGGCTACCCCTTGAGCACGGTCACCACGCTGTGGGTCGCCAGCCAGGTGGCCAACGCGCTCACGCTCTACGCCTGGGGCCGCATCTCGGACCGGCTGTCGAACAAGGGCATTCTGTCGGTGGCGATGCCGGCCTGGTTCGCCTGCATGCTGGCGCTGGTCTTCACGGCCGAGCCGTCACGACACGCGCTGACCCTGCCGCTGCTCTATCTGCTGCACCTGGTGATGGGCGCGTCGGCCGGCGGCATCGGCCTGGCCAACGGCAACATCGGCCTGAAGCTGGCGCCGCAAGGGCAGGGCACTGCCTATCTTGCGGCCATCAGCCTGGTCGGATCGGTGGTGGGCGGGCTGGCGCCACTGGCCGCGGGGGGGCTGGCGCAGTGGCTGCAGGACAAGCAGCTGTCGCTGGTGCTGCACTGGGCGTCTTCGTCGCGGGTGAACGATGTGGCCTTCATCGACTTCACGCAATGGGAGTTCCTGTTCGTGGTGGCCGCACTGTTCGGGCTCTATGTGCTGCACCGGCTGTCGAAGGTGCAGGAGGGCGAGCACGTCAGCGAGCGGGTGGTGGTGCAGCAGTTCGCGCTGGAGGCGATGCGCACGGTCAACAACATCTCGTCGGTGGGTGGCATGCTGGGCAGCTTGTTCACCTTCGCGCGGCTGTTCGACCGCCGGCTGTACACCCGCACGGTGTACCGTCGCGAAGGCGAGGCGCGGCAGGGCTGA
- a CDS encoding EAL domain-containing protein, with product MRWVEFSVRLCRPMPFALFPHRGSSDRLGRIYASSVAATLVLILLLWLGAGWSISESHRTAVRFAFLQADSASQKLAERTARLLERVDQTAIMVKFLQERDGMVDLKRLEREGLLVDPATLPAVHLLDAHGRVVASTLAGLDVQLGDRAYFRAVQHSGDDRLVVTAPVQSRARKQWVLPAAKRVLAPDGSFAGAVVVSFDPIVLTRGFTLHGHPDALVGVIGEDGLYRARSSGSSHSIGVSIPRERLQQATRIEQRQLAPAVSPIDGIARFNSAAPVGRHGLYAVVAVPESTALTEHRSVRRQILAIALLSSLGIVACAVFLTRQAVRIARTTQARTLAEVRLFNEKELLHVTLRSIGDGVITSDAEGRLTYLNPSAEDMTGWPTGEAAGRPASDVLRMVDAEGASCGDPLDQVLHERRPATGGTELAVLSRSGMQRPVEHSAAPIFDREGALLGAVMVLHDVTRARRLAQQLSWQASHDALTNLLNRTAFEERLDAAIEAAASQGRQHVLMFLDLDQFKIVNDSCGHIAGDELLKQLSHVLSTQVRKDDTLARLGGDEFALLLKDCPLPAAMRAADAVRQQVRDFHFVWQDKKFQLGVSIGAVAIHDGRHSRTDLLRMADTACYLAKDNGRNRIHVYDDADHVVVQRQGEIDWASRLQNALSENRFLLEGQRIEPLRESEAGMAGYEILIRLRDENGRVVPPMAFLPAAERYGLMAGIDKWVIDKALALHAACRGKWPAATRFSINLSGVTLCDPTLVEYITGKLAEHRVPATAICFEVTETAAIANLGIAVDLIHRLRRLGCRFALDDFGSGMSSFAYLKQLPVDYVKIDGGFVKDMLDDPVDYAMVEAIHNIAQRMGLKTVAEFVENAQTIEALRALGVDYVQGYGVERPRALDKPGG from the coding sequence ATGCGCTGGGTCGAGTTCTCGGTCCGCCTGTGCCGCCCCATGCCCTTTGCCCTGTTTCCCCACCGCGGGTCGTCGGATCGCCTTGGCCGGATCTATGCGTCCAGTGTCGCGGCGACCCTCGTCCTGATCCTGCTGCTGTGGCTGGGCGCCGGGTGGTCGATCTCCGAGAGCCACCGCACCGCGGTGCGCTTCGCCTTCCTGCAGGCCGACAGCGCGTCGCAGAAGCTGGCCGAGCGCACGGCACGCCTGCTCGAGCGGGTGGACCAGACCGCCATCATGGTGAAGTTCCTGCAGGAACGCGACGGCATGGTGGACCTCAAGCGCCTGGAGCGCGAAGGGCTGCTGGTCGACCCGGCCACCCTGCCGGCCGTGCACCTGCTCGACGCCCATGGCCGGGTGGTGGCCAGCACCCTGGCGGGGCTGGATGTCCAGCTGGGCGACCGCGCCTACTTCCGCGCGGTGCAGCACAGCGGCGATGACCGCCTGGTGGTGACGGCACCGGTGCAGAGCCGGGCCCGCAAGCAATGGGTGCTGCCTGCGGCCAAGCGGGTGCTGGCGCCGGACGGCAGCTTCGCCGGCGCGGTGGTGGTGTCCTTCGATCCGATCGTCCTGACCCGCGGCTTCACCTTGCATGGCCACCCGGACGCGCTGGTCGGCGTGATCGGGGAGGATGGCCTCTACCGCGCCCGTTCCTCTGGCAGCTCGCATTCCATCGGTGTCAGCATTCCGCGCGAGCGGCTGCAGCAGGCCACCCGCATCGAGCAGCGCCAGCTGGCGCCGGCGGTCAGCCCCATCGACGGCATTGCGCGCTTCAACTCGGCGGCGCCGGTCGGCCGGCATGGCTTGTATGCGGTGGTGGCCGTCCCGGAGAGCACCGCGCTGACCGAGCATCGGTCGGTGCGCCGGCAGATCCTGGCCATTGCGCTGCTGTCGAGCCTGGGCATCGTCGCCTGCGCCGTCTTCCTGACGCGCCAGGCGGTGCGCATCGCCCGCACCACGCAGGCACGCACCTTGGCGGAGGTGCGGCTGTTCAACGAGAAGGAATTGCTCCATGTGACGCTGCGGTCCATCGGCGACGGCGTCATCACCAGCGACGCCGAGGGCCGGCTGACCTACCTCAACCCGTCTGCCGAGGACATGACCGGCTGGCCCACCGGCGAGGCGGCCGGCCGCCCGGCCAGCGACGTGCTGCGCATGGTCGATGCCGAAGGCGCCAGCTGTGGCGATCCGCTGGACCAGGTGCTGCACGAGCGCCGGCCGGCCACCGGCGGCACCGAGCTGGCCGTGCTGTCGCGCAGCGGCATGCAGCGGCCGGTGGAGCATTCGGCCGCGCCCATCTTCGACCGCGAGGGCGCCCTGCTTGGCGCGGTGATGGTGCTGCACGACGTGACGCGGGCGCGCCGCCTGGCCCAGCAGCTGTCGTGGCAGGCCAGCCATGACGCGCTCACCAACCTGCTCAACCGCACGGCCTTCGAGGAGCGGCTGGATGCCGCCATCGAGGCCGCCGCATCGCAGGGCCGGCAGCACGTGCTGATGTTCCTCGACCTGGACCAGTTCAAGATCGTCAATGACTCCTGCGGCCACATCGCTGGCGACGAGCTGCTGAAGCAGCTCAGCCACGTGCTGTCGACCCAGGTGCGCAAGGACGACACGCTGGCCCGGCTGGGCGGCGACGAATTCGCGCTGTTGCTGAAGGACTGCCCGCTGCCGGCGGCCATGCGGGCGGCCGACGCGGTGCGCCAGCAGGTGCGCGACTTCCATTTCGTCTGGCAGGACAAGAAGTTCCAGCTCGGCGTCAGCATCGGCGCGGTGGCCATCCACGACGGCCGGCACAGCCGCACCGATCTGCTGCGCATGGCCGACACCGCCTGCTACCTGGCCAAGGACAACGGCCGCAACCGCATCCACGTGTATGACGACGCCGACCATGTGGTGGTGCAGCGGCAGGGCGAGATCGACTGGGCCTCGCGGCTGCAGAACGCGCTGAGCGAGAACCGCTTCCTGCTCGAAGGCCAGCGCATCGAGCCGCTGCGCGAGTCGGAGGCCGGCATGGCGGGCTACGAGATCCTGATCCGGCTGCGCGACGAGAACGGCCGGGTGGTGCCGCCGATGGCCTTCCTGCCGGCGGCCGAGCGCTACGGCCTGATGGCCGGCATCGACAAGTGGGTGATCGACAAGGCCCTGGCACTGCACGCGGCCTGCCGCGGGAAATGGCCGGCGGCCACCCGCTTCTCGATCAACCTGTCCGGCGTGACGCTGTGCGATCCGACGCTGGTGGAGTACATCACCGGCAAGCTCGCGGAGCACCGGGTGCCGGCCACTGCCATCTGCTTCGAGGTGACCGAGACGGCCGCCATTGCCAACCTGGGCATCGCGGTGGACCTGATCCACCGCTTGCGCCGCCTGGGCTGCCGCTTCGCACTGGACGACTTCGGCAGCGGCATGTCGTCCTTTGCCTACCTCAAGCAGCTGCCGGTGGACTATGTGAAGATCGATGGCGGCTTCGTCAAGGACATGCTGGACGATCCGGTGGACTATGCGATGGTGGAGGCCATCCACAACATCGCCCAGCGCATGGGCCTGAAGACGGTGGCCGAGTTCGTCGAGAACGCCCAGACCATCGAGGCGCTGCGTGCGCTGGGGGTCGACTATGTGCAGGGCTATGGCGTGGAGCGGCCGCGGGCGCTGGACAAGCCGGGCGGTTGA
- a CDS encoding substrate-binding periplasmic protein — translation MPIATFFALLSSGYPLRGRRALLLGACLLLLLPLLAARAQEIRVVTEELPPYNMTENGKLTGFSTEVVEAVLKEVGVTATIQSMPWARAYDIARNGENVLIYSIARTPAREKMFKWVGSIATSEWALFAAPGSPIRLSRLEDAKKYQVATVNEDVGEQYLVSKGFVIGKNLQSSNKYEFNYDKLKLGRVDLWISNQAAARYMVRRGGGDPETGLVRVLELPELASDEGLSMAFGAKTSDALVERFRKGLETIRKNGKYEALRRKWL, via the coding sequence ATGCCCATCGCCACCTTCTTCGCGCTGCTGTCGTCCGGTTACCCTCTGCGGGGCCGTCGCGCCCTGCTGCTCGGTGCCTGCCTGCTGCTGCTGCTGCCGCTGCTGGCGGCCCGGGCGCAGGAGATCCGGGTGGTGACCGAGGAGCTGCCGCCGTACAACATGACGGAGAACGGCAAGCTCACCGGCTTCAGCACCGAAGTGGTCGAGGCGGTGCTCAAGGAGGTCGGCGTGACGGCCACCATCCAGTCCATGCCGTGGGCACGGGCCTACGACATCGCGCGCAACGGCGAGAACGTGCTGATCTACTCCATCGCCCGCACTCCAGCGCGCGAGAAGATGTTCAAGTGGGTGGGCTCGATCGCCACCTCCGAATGGGCGCTGTTCGCGGCACCCGGCAGCCCGATTCGCCTGAGCCGGCTGGAAGATGCCAAGAAGTACCAGGTCGCCACGGTGAACGAGGATGTCGGCGAGCAGTACCTGGTGTCCAAGGGCTTCGTGATCGGCAAGAACCTGCAGTCGAGCAACAAGTACGAGTTCAACTACGACAAGCTCAAGCTCGGTCGTGTCGACCTGTGGATCTCCAACCAGGCGGCGGCGCGCTACATGGTGCGGCGCGGTGGTGGCGATCCCGAGACCGGCCTGGTGCGGGTGCTGGAGCTGCCCGAACTCGCCAGTGACGAAGGCCTCAGCATGGCTTTCGGCGCCAAGACGTCGGACGCCCTGGTCGAGCGCTTCCGCAAGGGGCTGGAGACGATCCGCAAGAACGGCAAGTACGAGGCGTTGCGACGCAAATGGCTGTAG